The bacterium genomic sequence CGCCTGCTTCAAATTCACAGCCGTTTATTTTGTTCCCATCCAAATGAACTTCTTTAAAAAATTTTGACGCCATCGCCTTTTGGTTTTTTCCCAAAACGTTCAGCGCGAAACTTTTACTCTGCTTAACCGCTTCATTTGCCCAACTTTCATTTCGTATTCCCACCATCACGAGCGGCGGTTCAAACGAAGCCTGCGACACCCATGTCACCGTTGCCGCGGCGTACGGCATGGACTCTTTGGGATCGGTTGCTTTCGCGGTTAATATATATAAACCGTATTGAAACATTTTTAGCGCGCGTTTTTTATCGCTCAAATTCATTCTATCCTCCTGTTAGGATGAGTGTGCATGCTGAGGTTCCGATCGCAATTTTGTTACCACGTCCACCAAACGCCGCCCGACGAATTCGATTTCCTCC encodes the following:
- a CDS encoding flavin reductase, whose amino-acid sequence is MNLSDKKRALKMFQYGLYILTAKATDPKESMPYAAATVTWVSQASFEPPLVMVGIRNESWANEAVKQSKSFALNVLGKNQKAMASKFFKEVHLDGNKINGCEFEAGVTGAPLFLEANAALECSVEERIKKGDHTIVIGKIVNARLNETEDEPMLLRDTGWSYGG